The Malus domestica chromosome 17, GDT2T_hap1 genome contains the following window.
ATTAGCACTGACACGCTTAAATATGCGTTTTATATCATTGCAGGAGATTTCTATTTAAATGGTTTCTATCCATTTATCATCTAGCTAGGAATTATATACAcaccatcccttttttttttttttttttcattttaattttctttaatgaTGACTATGTGACCATGTCTTGTTGCTTTTGTCCCTCCATTTCTTAATTCAAAGGAATTCAATTGAGTTGGTTCAGAAATAACTGCCTGCGCATGCATGAAGCTTTAGAGATTGCATGGATGTCGGCTACTTTTTTAGGTTTGCATGTTATTGCCACTTTACAAGGCTGAAATTTGACTGAGGGGTTATAATTTGAGTGGGAGCTAGCTACTCCTCCTGTAAATTGCTTCCTAAGAAATAGTATTTGTTGATGATGGATCTCCAAGGAGACCAGTCATAGctttcaaaggtattgaagtCCCAGAAAGTGTGAAACCAATCTGCAGACAAGTGGGGTTTTTGAGTGAGCGTCATCAAGAAAAACAAATGTATCTTTAGAGGAGAAAATGAGCATTATCTTTATTGAAAGTCAGGTAGAGTACTTCTATTATTCATTAATCTTGAGGTTTATGAGTAGAAATGTTGAAGAAAGCATAACAATAATATATACTAAATTACTAATTAACCTTTTGttcactgtttttttttttcttcttataatTTATCTTTCTTGTTTGTTTGATGGAAAGTGCCATGTGGTGAGCTCAGATGGGAGCACATGGTTTCCTCTCATTTCCAAGCTCTCAGACTGTGTAAACCAATACAGGGAAAAAACTATgggggttttgggtttttcaagaGAATCAGTTGCAGAGATAAACGCACTTGATTGGTGTGGTGGGTGTTAGAAAACACAGAAACCCagttttttaggtttaattgGGGACTGTTGGGAACTGTGTATTGAGTCTGTGATGAGAGAACCCTTTAGTACAACTCCTccattttatttaataataaatacCTAATATATTTGTTCTTCTCCTTACCTGCTTGCTTCCTCATTGCAAACTAGTTGAATTAATTTAGCTGCTGCTTCCTCTTTCCTCAAATCTCAAAGCACAGCTTACAGCTTAATTAGTTTCATATATACTTCCTCCTTCCTGTTCATGCTTTTTCAGACAACTATTTATCTGCAGTTTCTTCGTCAAATCCCCCATTCAGAACTTTCCTTTTTAggtttttgttaaaaatattaGAGGACAGCTCAAAATTTTGagcctttcattttttttcctgtttgatcattttttttttaattacgaaAGAGGATTTCGAACTCTAGATCAATAGCCTATTAATTTAACCTAGGATTCTACCCACTTTTACCATTGGGCTACTCCTGTGGctctttcattttgattttcacCTACTATTTTCTTGCTTATTCTGGAGTTGAAAGCAGCAGGCTACCAGCTTTCTGCAATAAATATTTTTGTTTCCAGAATTTACCCTTTAGTATTCTTCTCTACCAACTTATATTTACTATAcaattttcaaatccaacgaaaAGGAAAGTTTTCTCTCCACTTACCCTAATTTTTCCTTCCAATAATTACTTACTCAGGCTTGAGTAATTCGTGGAGTTGAAAAAACTACTTGAAGATCAAATGGCTACTCCTTTGTGGTTCTTCAGATTCCCACCACCTTTGTTGCTTGTTCTTGCTTCATTCCTTGTATTGATTGGATTCATGGGGTTTGGATTCCTCTCCATCTTCCTAACATCTATGGTACTGATTTTCTCGACTGTTTTCTTCCCATTTTCTAAGCAAAAACCTCTTCATCTGGTTGAGAATAAGTTAATTGAAGAAAAACTGTTCATTCCTTGCTTGGAAGATGCAAAATATCAAAGTGCTACCCCACAAGAGAAGGATGCTGAAGAAGCACCACTGAGCTCAACGGATTTGATATCAGAAAGTGAATGCCTTGATCACTTATCAACCAGTGATGATTCTGAATTAGTTGACTGGTCGTTTGGAGACAGTGTGGCTCGGAGCCCAGATTTCTCAGACGGCTCCATTTCCGACGAGGATAGCCTCATCGAAATAGCCCTCCCGGGTGGATACTATGTCGGTCACAAGGAGCATGACTCATTGTTTAACCTGCAGCAGAAAATGCCAGGTTTGTCGCCCCAGTCCATTTTTAAGCAGCATACTATATTGGAGCTTTTGGCTGAGATCAATGAGATGAATGAGGAAGAAAATTTGTTCGAAATCGACTTATCCGTGGGATCCATCAAGTGTTCAAGGTTTGAGATTGAAGCTTGAGAGTTACCttcttttattcaattttatgaccatttttatgtttttgatccGCCATGGATTTGGTTGAAGATAAAGTTTACAACTTTACGTTACAACTTTACATTTCGCTTATGTGCAATTGGCTACTTTGTGTTATAATGTTGTGCACGGTAAGCTGCTTCTGCTTTTTGACAAGCTTTGGATTCCCACCAAAGCACTTGTACTATGGCCCTTTTCATTTCTCCTAATGCACACTAATTAAAGTACTAAAAGTTTAATTGAAggtcaaaaaaaatttattttgttggaattccacttgcttttccttttcttctcaaCTTCTTTTTGCTGTCGAAATGGCATCACTGGTCACCATTTTAGATCTCCCTTTATTCCTTTTATGGATTCTGGAGGACAATTCAGGGTGAAGGTTAATAAACCTTTTGTTAAATCAATATAAGTTAACTAGACATTGAGTTGACTATTAGCATCTATGCAATTACTGCATTAATAATTATCAATTATAAACTGAATCTGATCTTCAGACTGTATTACAAACTGGATCAGATCTTCAGACCAAGTATACTATATTAATATAGTGAACACAAGTAAACTTGACAAGGTCAATTTCTTAGTTGCCACAAGCTGAAGTTGTTATACGAGAGGTACTGTAATGGGAGAGCTTTTACATATATTTATACGTAGTTGGACTACTTCTAATATTGCTAATTAATGTTACGATGGAACATCAACTTCTTCAGATACTTATGTGTACGAGATGTATATTTCTTTCTATCTATTTCTCTTCCTAGTTCACATATCCAAGTATATACCTCTTTGCACCCTGCTTTTAGAAGGTATTCATCGATTCCCAACCCCGCCCCCTCCTTTCCCCCTCTCCCTGAAACTTATAAGGAGCTGTCAATCtccctaaactttaattttagctgattgccccctaaacttttataattgCCCAATTTCTCATacgaactttaattttagtcgattaccacaaaaaaataaataattagccAGTTTCTAGTAATGAGAGATGAGTAATTACTTTTCTTATTGAATTTAGGTCTTGAATTGAAATATCTCAGACGGTCATGAGAATCTAATCACAAAGAAGGCTAATGAAATGGCATCACAACCCAACCTTTAGCTGAAAAAGCAACACCATGAAGAAGATTCATAGTTGTCCACATTAGGgataaaattcaaacaaaaagtgTAAAGAGTGAACTTGcggaagagaagaaaaggaaaaaaaaaaaatatgttgtcCATGTTAGGAATAAAATTACCTTTTTGCTCTCAGACAATTGTCATGTGTCATACATGTGACCAAGAGGGATGAAAAATTCCAAAATCCAATGCCAGGGGTGAATTGGTCAATTATAAATTAAAGTTCAGGGGATAaccggctaaaattaaagttataGGGAAAAATTGGTCAATCATACAAGTTCAGGAAGGGAAATTGGCTAAATTAAAGTGCAGGGGAaaaattggctaaaattaaagtccaagtgaatttaaatgaaatttaaaaaattcaataaaCATTAGTAAGAAATGTATAATActtttaaacttaatataaaaaatgtaCCACATAGCTGGGCTCCAAAAAATGACAGCAGAGTCACACCTAATTATCTTCCCGGTCCTTAAACTCTTTCGGTCAACCCTCCTTAAGAGCGACCTGCAGATCATCAAGTCATTTTTCCACTGCTTGTACCGTTTAGTAAAGATCCTGTTGACGTACGCCAACATATAGTTGTTGATGTCGTCGAAATTGTAGTTCATCTGCAATgtaacaaattaattacatacattaagtaatataaatatataaaatttgaaggaaaaacaATTAAAGGGTAGGATACTTACCGACAACTGTATCCTCACCTTGTCCGACATCTCCTTCCAAGACTTTCCTTGCATAGGGCAATAGGTTCAAACGATATGACCAGTGTTGTGGGCCAATCCACCATGCTGCTCCGCTGGTGCAGCCCATTGTTGGTCGTCGTATCCGATCATGATACATCCGTTGGTCACCCGGGTGACCTTCGCCGTCTTCAACTAACaacaaggtccttgggtatttttctttgctgaaaaaaaataaaaaaacattcaaacaaacacaacaaaaaaaaccgAAATTCCGGCATAACCTCCCCTAAAATTATAACAATTCCCAAACCCTGGACATTGTAATGAATAATATATGATATCcaacaacaatcacaacaattGAATGCTTTAGTAGTGGATGCCAAGTGAAATATTACATAGTGTTTATCTAGTTTCAAACCTATCCAGAATCAAAAGTCAACTAAAATTTTCAATCGGATGAGGAACATTTAACATCCACATTCTATTTAGCAACTCAGTTTTTAAGTTATTTGTTGCTAcattattttgaattcaattCACATGTCTGATAGTAAATCAACCATTGGCATTCATGCTCAAACAAATAGAATCATTTATATCAAACACTGGTAACAAAATACGGCACATTTGATTAGTAATATAAATATTGACAAAATTTAGCATAAGAGATTTATTCGAGCAATTAttgcatttatcacatgtttaCCTGGTTGGGACCCCGAGGCATCAGTAGTGGATGCCGATGTCGTGTCGGGCGTGCGGGGGTGGCGATGACCATGCCTGGCGCTAACAGGAAGTGCAACTGAAGAGGCTAATGACGCCAGAGCCTGGGAGGGCTGGGGAGCAACTGCATCAGTCGCATCAACCGGTCTGGGATCCATATCTGCTAGAGCAATGAAATAGAAGGCGGGGGAATTAGATAGAGTGCAGTTGTCACCGACTTTTGACTTCTAATAAGTTGTGACATTTGcaaaattaggaaaaaaaattagtgccTATTCATTGAAGTCAACGTGCCAAATCCAGTGCTTATTCTCTATATTACATTTACATATAAATTGCAAACCATACTTGGCAGCATAAACATAATTCTCATATTACTTGACCCTGACAAAGCTGGTACTCCTTAACTCATAACAAAACACAGGTGTAAAACATGAACACCTACAATCATTTTCCAAGTATTTgaaattcaagaaaaataaaacaaagcacATTTATAATCAAAACAGTactcaaatttgacagcagatGATCACCCTTGAGTTGAATTGTGATGAAATTCTAGTACACAAGACATATTATAAGGTAAATAGAAAATTGGCATCCATTGTTTCCTAGTTGATACATGTTGAAGGATATAATTGATGGAACAAGGTACAATAATTGGTGATTTTTTGTGAAGGAAAAAAACTATACAAAGCAGAATCAGTACACCCAAAACcagcaagcaaagcaaaataATGCCATGTGCCAACACAGAAACTACAACAAAACAAGGACATAATACAAAAAATTTCCAGGCatatcaaaacaaaagaatgcAGCTTCAAAACCCACCTAAAAAAGACGGCATAAATCCTTTATCCCCAATCTGACCAAATGCAAACTTAACACAGGGATTCTCAAATACAAATTCAACAAACCAACTTTATGAAGATAAAAACTTATGTTGTTAAAATATCAATTACGTTGTTAACTGAGGCAAAGTTGAACCACTGATCCATGTTTTGCGCATTGGAAATCATGAACCCTAAAACAGTCTTGGGTGTTTTAATAACTGTAAACATGACAAGTTCAAGAATCTcaactgtggatgcaaatttcttcctccttgaccttggacaaaattgcacctaaaaaacaattaacaccttaggtcaaggccaagagcctcacgcgcccacgatgaatgggggggctttggccgaagaaccttcgatgccaaagttagaatttaggagaaaaagtgtttgagaattctagagaattttagcaagagtTGGAAGTAGTTTTTGGGAGAGAATGGTGAGCTATATATAGGGATATGGCTGGCCCTATTAGGAGAATAGGGACCGGCCATTTAGGTATTTTTTTGGTGTAAATTGTGGTTAATTagccattaatagattaattaggtaatatatctattaattgactaattaacatattttgaaagaaattatttgGGGAGTTATGGAATGATTAAGataattagctaattgattagctaaaaaagggaaaatgaggtaaataaatatatggaatgaaataggttttgggagttaccttgtagaagggatttgatgagataggttttgaattgttacctattttgggcacttttgacttggttgagggatgattACTCACTgatcgcgcgtaggaatcccgttatgcctcaagggtatttttgtcctctcttgtccaaaaatccacgtgtcgccttatgattatttttggctccacaaatgcccccacacttgttgGGCTGCTTGTAGGAAAGGgtaacaggtgtagagatcttcttgctttaggaaacgtaggattgcttcctatttaagtccaccttaagtgagttattaaatcaactttggagagcgatttattctaccctacaggagagagatagcttagaggatatttgttccctatcctctagcaatcttttacatcttgcccgtgTAAATGACCgtctttctttgatttcttcgtcttctctgtGTCGCACCAatgtaaaaaatttattttttcttgttttcttcttaGATAGTGTTATCGCGGGGCAgctgtcggggtggtgcggcacgtcggttGGTAGGGGCTAGGAGTCGACTCAGCATAAGTTGAGGAGGTGTTATGGCAGACACCACTGCTTTAGGCTAATCAACTTAGCTAGAGTCACAGACAGCTTGTGCAGCTGGGGCCGCGGATTGAAGCACTGGGATGTAGTGCTACACAGGTTgcatggctcatgtcttttGGGCTTTTGGTCCTGACATAGGCTAGGCCGGTGATTGAAAGAAAGGAGAAGGTCGCGGGCCTCATAAGCTGCTGGAATGCTAGGTTGAGCTCCTCTGCTGAGTACCGTgaatggcgttggctgcttagttctCTTCGCCTGGAGAAAAATGGACTGCTCCcgaaagatgaggtaaagatgatcaaggcagatgcattggctcgtctgattgttgtcgtggagcctactatgaatgaaggtgaaaagaagagatcttccccgcctgcttaAGAGATGTCGATTGagaaaaactgaagacttcctcAGCTGCTTATGAGGGTCTGCCTGCTGTTGAAATGCTTGTGATTGACATTACTTTTTCCAATAGGAAGAAAAAATATGGCTGTTAGATCTGAGCCTGTGGCGCTTGCCATgtcgagaatggctagtacgattgctgataATATTGCTCAGCGTAAAGATCATGTtatgcccccagtgccgaagtctgtaccaagatgtttgttgggagctaagtccggttcacctttggagaggcttgctactatgaatagcgataaggtggactatgcagctaaagtggcgccaatgctcactccctttgctgctgatACTGATTTGCCTGCTAAGAATGAAAAGACTGCTCACAtgggcagctgtgagaaatccattaagcctgcttctggagaggctgctgagatctgtgtgcttttgaaactagatcttcttgaagacatggacgcttatgccaagtttgttgatggcggtagaaaggttgtttgcccaagttcctttgcgaagcatacgacccaatataaaatgactgctctgcttgctatgatgcatgTATAGCAAGGCTTCTAAGGAGGTGGCGAAGACTATGGCAACTAAAGCTTATTCCTCAACCGAGGAAATCAAGAGGTTAGATTCTGAGCTTGTTGCTTTGAAATGAGTCTAATATTTTTGCCCCGACTTCTCTATATCTTGAGACCGCTCACCACGAGATCGTTGACTTAAAGACTAGGCTTGATgcaatccaagttaagtatgaaagtgcagagaaggggATTGGATGTTTCATACCTTAGAtttaagatcttgagtttgcagtttctgagcttcgtttcactacttatgcaaatgaagaattgattgctgcttataatcaagtgatccacttcaagagaatcatCGATACgtttgaaccccaagtgttggaacttcaagatgtactgaagatcaatgaaagtttgaagaaggaagtgaATGAGCTGCAGCGTGTTCGTGTTAGTCTGCTTTagaagaatgagcagctgaagggtgagaatgatgggcttgaggtttcgagaccttctttatttctcctaaagacttgcttgcttttacttttgaggcttccattggtgaagtagttggagaagttagtgcccaggctggggcagcTGGGGGAGTAACATCGGATGATGTcgctgctaagagcgtcgcAACTGCTGAATGTGTGGCGactgagtagtcgtgggatATCCAAGTTgctgtagtcttctaggtagcatttaggattttatttgtttttccttgtagctcttgttttgat
Protein-coding sequences here:
- the LOC103405046 gene encoding uncharacterized protein isoform X2, coding for MSIIFIESQQKPLHLVENKLIEEKLFIPCLEDAKYQSATPQEKDAEEAPLSSTDLISESECLDHLSTSDDSELVDWSFGDSVARSPDFSDGSISDEDSLIEIALPGGYYVGHKEHDSLFNLQQKMPGLSPQSIFKQHTILELLAEINEMNEEENLFEIDLSVGSIKCSRFEIEA
- the LOC103405046 gene encoding uncharacterized protein isoform X1, whose product is MATPLWFFRFPPPLLLVLASFLVLIGFMGFGFLSIFLTSMVLIFSTVFFPFSKQKPLHLVENKLIEEKLFIPCLEDAKYQSATPQEKDAEEAPLSSTDLISESECLDHLSTSDDSELVDWSFGDSVARSPDFSDGSISDEDSLIEIALPGGYYVGHKEHDSLFNLQQKMPGLSPQSIFKQHTILELLAEINEMNEEENLFEIDLSVGSIKCSRFEIEA